In Levilactobacillus brevis, the genomic window GGTGTCCATTCTAAATCTTCGCCGGCGTTAACCGTCTGATCGTTCAGACCACTACCAACCGTAACTACCTTAGTTGCCGTATACGTGGTGCCATCAGCATTGGTAATCATTGCAGTAATTGTTGTTGTTCCTTTAGCACCTTCAACGGTCTTGAACACACCGGAAGAATCAATGGTGGCTACTGCCGTGTTACTACTGGTCCAGGTCACATTACCCGTAGCATTTACAGGATTCGTGTTTGCCACATAGTTCGTCATATCATTTGTGAAGACGTAACTATCACCCTGAATCTCAATTCCCGTCGCAGGAATTTCGCTGTCATAAATGTCCACTTCGGCTAAATTACTGTAAAGCGTATCCCCTATCAAACCGTATGAGGACTTTACTTGGAAAATCAAAGTTCCTGTGTACGTTTCACTGGTCTTAACGGTCAGCGTTGAGCTCAAAGTAGAGGTTGTGATGAAACCACCCGTCTTATCGGAAACATCTTGCGATTCCAGATACCCGGCAGACACTGCCTTAGCGACCGTCATCCACTTACCGTTAGCCTGAACGTACCAAGTACTTGAAGCACCAAAGATATTTCCAAAACCAGCAACCTTAGAAGTCGTCGTCAGCGAAATTGTACTCCCAGCAACGGTCGTCGTTAATGCTGCTGGTTGCTGCGTGTACCCGGAACTCATGGTAAGTCCCCAAAGGGTTGAGGCATTCCCACTTGGTTTTCCATAGGTACTGCTAGTGTTGTTCGAGTAGTTCACTGCATAGCTGGCAGCGACTGTTGCGTCGGATGCGGCTGTCGTTGCCGCTACTGCGTAGGAGCTGGCATCGACCATAGCTGAATCAGCTGAGGCCGCAAACTGACTTGCCTCCACAAAGTTACCCACGCTAACCGCCGACGAAGCCAACGTCATGTAGCTCGTCGCTGCAAGTGCTGCCTCATCACCGTAAGCAGCATCCAGTAAAGCCGACTGAGCGTAATAGGCTGCCTGGGCCACGTAGGAAGAACCTAGACTCGTGTTAGTCTTCATCGCCGTCGCTAACGAATTAGCAACTGATGAAGCTGCACTCGCTTCTGTCGCCGCAGTCGAAGTAGCTACTGCGGCTGAACTGGCTAACGTAGTCGTATTAGCTAATTGTGCGTCAACAATCGTCTTCGTTGCTGAACTGGCCGCTGCTGAGGCTGCACTCAGTTGATCGTTGGTATAAGCCAAATAGGTAACCGCTTCGTCATACATCATTTCTGCGGTATCTGCATCACCTTCCGCTGCCGCTGAAGCTGCCGTTGAAGCTGCTTCGGCTGCCTCATTGGCATTGCTTAAGGCCGCAGAAGCCGCAGAGTTTGCTGCTTCATAGAAATCGGTAGCTCCAGAATTAAAGTCAGCAGCTGAAGAGTAGGCATTCGTCGCATCATTAGCATGAGACCCAGCAATCGTTGCCAGATTAGCCGCTTCATTCGCAGCACTGGCCGTTAATTCAGCATAGCTAGAAGCCAAGTAGTCATTAGCCTTAGCCTTCTCCAATGCCGTATTCACGTGACCCAGTGCGGTGCTGGCCGCGGTACTAGCCGCGGTGTTGTATGAGCTTGCAGTTGAAGCTGCCGCGGCTGCATCTAGTGCGTAAGAACTGGCCGCGGAATAATCCTTAGCCGTTTCAAAAGCCGCTGCGTTACTGTAAGCCGTGCTGGCTGCCATTGCCGCACTTGTTGCGCTAGAAGCATTGGTTGCCGCAATGGAAGCTTGCGTTTTAGCCATTTCGGCATAGGACTTCGCTGCAACAATATTCTCAATATCCGCAACTTCATAGGCATTGGCAATCGCGCTGCTAGCTGCCGAAGTTGAGGCATTGGCCGCATCCGCGTAACTTGCGGCCAGGCTCGCCGAACTTGACGCTTGATCCGTGTAATCTCCGTTAGCATCTGTCACAACGACGGTTAAAACATTAGACGCCGCTTGGATTGATGACGTAATCACAACCGCAGTGACTTTTTTACCCGTAACTACTGCTTGGAAGTAATATGTTCCTGCTGTATTTAAGGTGATGTTATTGATCGTCGTTGTCTTGCTTCCAGTGGTTGTTTTTAATTCATTCCAAGCCTTACCATCCGTTGAGTAATACCACGTATACGTCTGTGTCCCGGTCAGAGAATAAAGCGTCCCTAGCCCACTAATGGTCGTAGTAATGGTTAAAGTATCTCCTACAGAAATCGCATCATTGTCAATCGCTGTAACTAATGTGGCACCATCCGCATCGGTGGCTTGACCCTCAACATGTGTATTAAACTTTTCTGCCAACGTTGCAGCAACATCGGCATCACTAGCTGCAGATGACGCTAAGACTGCGAAACTCGAAGCAGCTTTAGCATAAGAAGTGGCGTCCTTAGCGTTGGCGGCGTTAGTAGCGTTGACCGCAGCCGTTGAAGCTGCTGCGGCGGCTGCCGCGGCGATAGTTGCTGAACTGGCAGCATCAGCGGCATAAAGAACGGATTGATCACCTTCGTACTTTGCTGCTTCGCTCGCTGAAACGCCGGCGGCACTGGCAGCCAAACTCGCGCTGACAGCGCTAACTGTAGCACCACTAGCAATGTTCGCTACGGCCAGTGTTGAGGCTTGTTCAGCCTGATCTTCAGCAGTTGTCTTGGCTTCTGTTGCCGTTGATAACGTGTTCACAGCTTCGCTCGCCAAACTGTTAGCCGTCGAAAGCGCTCCCATTGCAGCCGTGTATTCTGTATCATCTGTTGCTGTGGCAGCAGCAGCCGCAGCACTGCTGGCCACCGTCCAAGCCTGAGCTGCTTTAATAACTGCTTCATTCAACGCTGCAGCTGCGCTGGAAGCTTCCGCCGCAGCGCTGTTGGCCGACGAATAAGCTGCCAAGGCTGCCGAATTATTCTTATCATATTGCGTAGCCGTGTAAGCACTACTTGCAGCAACCGCCGCCGCGGAAGCCAAGTCCGTAGCCACACTAGCAGCAGAGTTCACGTTCACATTAGCACTGCTAACCAAATTGACAATCTGTTTCGTCGCGGCGTTACGCGCATCCGTAGCTGCTGTGGTCGCTAATGAAGCATACGAACTCACAACATCTGTGTAGGAACTCGCCATTGATAAGGCATTCACGTAAGCCACCGTATTAGAACCAACATCACCAGCAGCACTACCCGCAGCGATATCAATCGATGCTTGGGAATACATGGCGGCCAAACTATTATAATGCTCGACAAAATCATAGGCTTTTTCTGCTTGCTTGTAGGCGCTTTGCGCAGCACTATTGGCCGCTTGGACGTCTAAAGCATTTTGCGATTCCACCACTGCGGCATAACTGCTAGCAGCGCTAGCCGCCGATGACGCAGTGGCCAAGTCAGCAGCTGCAGCTGAATTTTCGGCCGCAGTACTGCTGTTGGTAGCAGAGCTGGATACCGTAGCGCTTTCATAAACAGGTGTGACAACAGTTTTCTTCGTTGTAGCCACCCGCGCAACGGTCTGACTAACTTCTTTGGTCAGCGTCACATCAACCTTGGCAGCTGTGGCAAGACTAGCAGCCGTACTGGCCGTATTCTCGGCAGTGCTGGATGCACTCGTCGCCTCGGCTGAAGTGGCTACCACGCTGGTTGTACTTGTCGCAGCGTTTGATGATGTTGTTTCTGAACTACTGCTAGTCTCAACTTTTTCATCTTCTTGAACCGCGGCTACTGAAGCAGCCGAAGATGTTGCGGCACTACTAGCCGTCGAACCAGATGCGCTATTAGCGGCTACCCCCGTGGTGCTCGCTGACGTGGCTCCTGATTCTACTTCATCTGCAGCTGAACTCGCTGAACTAGCCGCCGATGAGACGACTTTGGCATTGGTTTGTGTGTCAGCTTGACTGCTGGTATCCGCACTCGCAGTCAGTGTTCCGGCCCCCAAAAGCGAAAACGATGCTAATGCAGCGAAAACCCAGGTTTTCCCTACCTTGTACATCTTATACCGCAATTTTGGATCGCCATTAAAAGCTTTATTCCGCATGAATTTCACTTTTAATCGTCCTCCTTAAGTTGTCTGTAAATGGCCGATCGTAAATATGCCTCCCAGTTACGCATCATACTTACTTATTTGAAAATTGAGTATAATCGGCTAATATACTTTTCTATAATGAAGAGTCGTCCATGTAAACGTATACCCCCTATAAACGAAATCTTCAACGAGCTTATTCTATCACAAATTTACTATCGATACTATTTTAAAGATAAAATTATTATTGGTCTATCTAAGAAAATGGTAAAAATCCAGATTTTCTATTTTTTTATCAGGTGTTTTTAATTATTAAGCCAACTGATTATCCATCTATTTATATGCCTATAAGAAGCTTTTTAACTGTTCTAATCAGTTTGTCAACTCTTTATTTGTCATCAATTAAAAGGGTTTTAGATTTCAAAAAATCCATCCTATTTTTTTGAATCATTAACAACTCCGATCAAATGTCGATTTGTTAGTTGGACTTTTTTCGATATTTTATTATATTTGGATTAGAATTTCTGTCTAATTTCGTTTATCTCATCGTAATTTAGACCCATAAAATAAAAAGAATTGCAATTAAATAGCTTATAATTGTACGGAATACTTATGGGATATTAACTAACATTCATCACGTTTTACTCACAAGTTTGAAAATATGTAACATTGTTTTTTTCTGCCGCATCTTAACGTCAAAATACATCTTTAGGAAACCCCAACTTTAAATTTTGACGAAGTATCCCTGAAAGAATTCGTTTTCCTAGCAATCGCTTTCATTTAGATAGTTATGTAAGTACGATGAAATTGCCACAAATTACCCAACAAT contains:
- a CDS encoding KxYKxGKxW signal peptide domain-containing protein, which translates into the protein MKFMRNKAFNGDPKLRYKMYKVGKTWVFAALASFSLLGAGTLTASADTSSQADTQTNAKVVSSAASSASSAADEVESGATSASTTGVAANSASGSTASSAATSSAASVAAVQEDEKVETSSSSETTSSNAATSTTSVVATSAEATSASSTAENTASTAASLATAAKVDVTLTKEVSQTVARVATTKKTVVTPVYESATVSSSATNSSTAAENSAAAADLATASSAASAASSYAAVVESQNALDVQAANSAAQSAYKQAEKAYDFVEHYNSLAAMYSQASIDIAAGSAAGDVGSNTVAYVNALSMASSYTDVVSSYASLATTAATDARNAATKQIVNLVSSANVNVNSAASVATDLASAAAVAASSAYTATQYDKNNSAALAAYSSANSAAAEASSAAAALNEAVIKAAQAWTVASSAAAAAATATDDTEYTAAMGALSTANSLASEAVNTLSTATEAKTTAEDQAEQASTLAVANIASGATVSAVSASLAASAAGVSASEAAKYEGDQSVLYAADAASSATIAAAAAAAASTAAVNATNAANAKDATSYAKAASSFAVLASSAASDADVAATLAEKFNTHVEGQATDADGATLVTAIDNDAISVGDTLTITTTISGLGTLYSLTGTQTYTWYYSTDGKAWNELKTTTGSKTTTINNITLNTAGTYYFQAVVTGKKVTAVVITSSIQAASNVLTVVVTDANGDYTDQASSSASLAASYADAANASTSAASSAIANAYEVADIENIVAAKSYAEMAKTQASIAATNASSATSAAMAASTAYSNAAAFETAKDYSAASSYALDAAAAASTASSYNTAASTAASTALGHVNTALEKAKANDYLASSYAELTASAANEAANLATIAGSHANDATNAYSSAADFNSGATDFYEAANSAASAALSNANEAAEAASTAASAAAEGDADTAEMMYDEAVTYLAYTNDQLSAASAAASSATKTIVDAQLANTTTLASSAAVATSTAATEASAASSVANSLATAMKTNTSLGSSYVAQAAYYAQSALLDAAYGDEAALAATSYMTLASSAVSVGNFVEASQFAASADSAMVDASSYAVAATTAASDATVAASYAVNYSNNTSSTYGKPSGNASTLWGLTMSSGYTQQPAALTTTVAGSTISLTTTSKVAGFGNIFGASSTWYVQANGKWMTVAKAVSAGYLESQDVSDKTGGFITTSTLSSTLTVKTSETYTGTLIFQVKSSYGLIGDTLYSNLAEVDIYDSEIPATGIEIQGDSYVFTNDMTNYVANTNPVNATGNVTWTSSNTAVATIDSSGVFKTVEGAKGTTTITAMITNADGTTYTATKVVTVGSGLNDQTVNAGEDLEWTPATDAGSSSETATYQWYYASTENGTQEAIAGATSATLSLSDVKTNQGGYYFLKITSGGTTTTLGAGLLTVNGTTSEDAESAASEAASAAAEADNYASVASSYANVADQYAGNNSSAASYATQAQDAAATASSAASEASAAASTAAEHYNNAKSAEAAGDNAAAKDYASQAQSAASAAKTAKDKASSAANDALSYANLAIAAEDNSDSDSDSDSDSDSDSDSDSDSDSDSDSDSDSDSDSDSDSDSDSDSDSDSDSDSDSDSDSDSDSDSDSDSDSDSDSDGDSDSDSDSDSDSDSDSDSDSNSDSDSDSDSDSDSDSDSDSDIDSDSDSDSDSDSDSDSDSDSDSDSDSDPNSDSDSDSDSDSDSDSDSDSDSDSDSDSDSDSDSDSDSDSDSDSDSDSDSDSDSDSDSDSDSDSDSDSDSDSDSDSDSDSDSDSDSDSDSDSDSDSDSDSDSDSDSDSDSDSDSDSDSDSDSDSDSDSDSDSDSDSDSDSDSDSDSDSDSDSGSDSDSDSDSDSDSDSDSDSDSDSDSDSDSDSDSDSDSDSDSDSDSDSDSDSDSDSDSDSDSDSDSDSDSDSDSDSDSDSDSDSDSDSDSDSDSDSDSDSDSDSDSDSDSDSDSDSDSDSDSDSDSDSDSDSDSDSDSDSDSDSDSDSDSDSDSDSDSDSDSDSDSDSDSDSDSDSDSDSDSDSDSDSDSDSDSDSDSDSDSDSDSDSDSDSDSDSDSDSDSDSDSDSDSDSDSDSDSDSDSDSDSDSDSDSDSDSDSDSDSDSDSDSDSDSDSDSDSDSDSDSDSDSDSDSDSDSDSDSDSDSDSDSDSDSDSDSDSDSDSDSDSDSDSDSDSDSDSDSDSDSDSDSDSDSDSDSDSDSDSDSDSDSDSDSDSDSDSDSDSDSDSDSDSDSDSDSDSDSDSDSDSDSDSDSDSDSDSDSDSDSDSDSDSDSDSDSDSDSDSDSDSDSDSDSDSDSDSDSDSDSDSDSDSDSDSDSDSDSDSDSDGDSDSDSDSDSDSDSDSDSDSDSDSDSDSDSDSDSDSDSDSDSDSDSNADSGSNTGNGNGSDSNGSNSGSAGNGGNGAETGSNNSSSNADANAGVGTAGTYAGTASAMAMLLGTASSSPAETGEQPVATNLANPVANGNNASSSANDSSDKKSADKPSASKSGAANSATTSDGTTADQSAQKDGNNLTLWGSILAAIAAVTGGSWWYFGGKNRKHGDD